A stretch of Rhinoderma darwinii isolate aRhiDar2 chromosome 4, aRhiDar2.hap1, whole genome shotgun sequence DNA encodes these proteins:
- the ZBTB38 gene encoding zinc finger and BTB domain-containing protein 38 gives MCTSEDLADFLHGESLLCSLNEQRMQGFLCDVTIVVEDTKFKAHRNILAASSLYFRNQFRSQSILIQGHVLELTDFKADTFTEILNFIYSSKIAVKKKETLTDLAAAGKKLGITFLENIKTSKKCSSVTCSIETEGALPPAFYRGGNSLKSETVDKKGDDPAVASGPRITNAFSILETEVNGFSPLDLRANFKKTNEEIDKEEIDKSNCDNGVLSDGEPVNTLAEHSYAVSTGDALYKRDSVFDHSNKLVHLGDGEGTTPCTGPCVQEPSSTGNMPVLEPQCFMPQTILQSSSSTNNVSCSTDQTTNPSDIYNQRENESLLLPLPSSNPPVPQSFCENALYPLPKGPHETFSCKNCSKEFAHFKRLQRHEQICFKVVHTEKDMRLPNNLSQVTSADGASDQNGLSTCSSTATDHFVKIVDGKIFYVCIVCKRNYVTLSSLRRHSNVHSWRKSYPCHYCSKVFALAEYRTKHEIWHTGDRRYQCIFCLETFMTYYILKNHQKSSHGIDPRLGVGSKANNRCLKSSIYPYKLYRLLPMKCKRAPLNSSGNNSTEHPGIHFQGQNSFNIATVVQNPIIPQSFALENQESFSCTLDPASENATTTNQDSWPFNIIQCDKNANVLPAQNSSSPSEVLDPMPKECDSDACPSYTDNQNIPSAFNTTKSAPSVIMHSRRVSSVIMHGNAVTGGTATNGIGWNQSRTIVSPEREDTYLGNNVEATQAKPSREEDQSEKSRAVESHQERREFVQPAISYKKNKSVIREGNKTETYIAKPALPGTLVNSGIAPLCQITVKIGSEAMVKRQISGSSLFFRKNGRPRHSEPKPEKVRQESDEDKKERSSIRLRKSECIQMEEMCDDASDQDVSDKPWRPYYNYKPKKKSKHFKKFRKFKKKKKHSRFRAVEEDVDEVDKDVNEVDMKGSSGDAEDQEDEQEKTLETDDFKDHEKTDRVEIATAQWQLDSKPFFCELCQKSFRNPSTLKVHMRCHTGEKPYPCKTCGKCFSFPGNLNKHERIHQTLKNFTCQYCSKSFMLHETLKKHERIHTREKMYDCQFCSQQFLYLCTKKNHEQKHLAEQSVKGFVCLHCSKVCKTAGSLGMHQKKHYLKGLKHKEFPPSTGEIGSWSNVASSTSKESNIVEERSSLNVPESFPPSFDDCEAPLLSFNNSVTEVIPQNVNTASLVENVNEIGESDSHFMTPAPPPAGLNSRVLMEAPRGWKHWKTRQYNLEESMNSDHSSLKENTKTFTELKTMTSFETPFFP, from the coding sequence ATGTGTACTTCAGAAGACTTAGCCGATTTTCTTCATGGAGAGAGTCTTCTCTGTAGTCTAAATGAGCAGCGTATGCAAGGTTTCTTGTGTGATGTCACCATTGTGGTTGAAGACACCAAGTTTAAGGCACATAGGAATATACTGGCAGCCTCCAGTCTGTATTTTAGGAATCAATTCCGGAGCCAGAGTATCTTAATACAAGGACATGTCTTGGAACTTACAGATTTCAAAGCTGACACGTTTACAGAGATACTGAATTTTATTTACAGTTCTAAGATTGCAGTGAAGAAAAAAGAGACACTTACCGACCTtgcagctgcaggtaaaaaactgggaataacatttttagaaaatataaaaaCTTCCAAGAAATGTTCATCTGTCACTTGCTCAATAGAAACAGAGGGAGCCTTACCACCTGCATTTTATCGAGGAGGGAATAGTTTGAAATCAGAAACTGTAGATAAAAAGGGAGATGACCCTGCAGTTGCTAGTGGACCAAGAATAACCAATGCATTTTCCATTCTGGAAACTGAAGTCAATGGATTTTCTCCTCTTGACTTGAGAGCGAATTTTAAGAAGACTAATGAAGAGATTGATAAAGAAGAGATTGATAAAAGTAACTGCGATAATGGTGTCCTCAGTGATGGGGAGCCAGTTAACACCTTGGCTGAGCATTCTTATGCAGTGTCTACTGGGGACGCTCTATACAAGAGAGACTCTGTGTTTGATCACAGCAATAAACTTGTTCATTTAGGGGATGGTGAAGGCACTACACCATGCACAGGTCCCTGTGTCCAAGAGCCGTCATCAACTGGCAACATGCCTGTTCTAGAACCTCAATGTTTTATGCCCCAAACTATACTCCAGAGCAGTTCTTCAACAAATAATGTTAGCTGCTCAACAGACCAAACAACAAACCCTTCTGATATCTATAACCAAAGGGAAAATGAAAGTCTCTTACTGCCACTTCCTTCAAGTAACCCACCCGTCCCTCAGTCTTTCTGTGAAAATGCACTTTATCCGCTTCCCAAAGGGCCTCATGAGACATTTAGCTGCAAGAACTGCAGCAAAGAGTTTGCACATTTCAAACGCCTACAGAGGCATGAACAAATCTGTTTCAAAGTGGTCCATACAGAAAAAGATATGAGGTTACCCAACAACCTTTCACAGGTTACCTCAGCTGATGGAGCATCTGACCAGAATGGCCTTTCCACTTGCTCTTCCACTGCAACAGACCATTTTGTGAAGATAGTGGATGGAAAAATATTCTATGTTTGCATTGTATGCAAAAGAAACTATGTTACCCTTTCAAGTCTTCGACGTCATTCAAATGTCCACTCCTGGAGGAAATCCTATCCTTGCCATTATTGCAGCAAAGTATTTGCTTTAGCAGAATATCGAACTAAACATGAAATTTGGCATACAGGAGATCGGCGATATCAGTGTATATTTTGCCTAGAAACATTTATGACCTATTACATTCTTAAAAATCATCAAAAATCTTCTCATGGAATTGATCCAAGATTAGGTGTGGGCAGTAAAGCAAACAATAGATGCCTCAAATCTAGTATCTATCCCTACAAACTGTATAGACTTTTGCCAATGAAGTGTAAAAGAGCACCCTTGAATAGCTCTGGAAATAACTCCACAGAACACCCCGGAATACACTTCCAAGGACAGAATTCATTTAACATAGCGACTGTTGTTCAAAATCCAATTATCCCTCAGTCTTTTGCTTTGGAAAACCAGGAAAGCTTTTCTTGTACTTTAGACCCAGCATCAGAAAATGCTACAACCACAAACCAGGACTCTTGGCCATTTAATATAATACAGTGtgataaaaatgcaaatgttttacCTGCTCAGAACTCAAGTTCTCCCTCTGAAGTCTTAGACCCCATGCCAAAAGAATGTGATAGCGACGCCTGTCCTTCATATACTGATAATCAAAATATTCCTTCTGCTTTCAACACTACCAAATCAGCACCTTCTGTGATTATGCACAGCAGGAGGGTATCTTCTGTGATAATGCatggcaatgctgtgaccggaggTACAGCAACAAATGGAATTGGATGGAATCAAAGTAGAACCATTGTATCACCAGAAAGAGAAGATACTTATCTGGGTAATAATGTCGAAgctacacaggcaaagccctcaaGAGAGGAAGATCAGTCAGAAAAGAGCAGGGCAGTAGAATCACACCAGGAAAGGCGAGAATTTGTTCAACCTGCCATTTCATATAAAAAGAACAAAAGTGTTATCCGAGAAGGAAATAAAACAGAAACATACATAGCCAAACCGGCATTACCTGGAACTCTAGTAAACAGTGGCATTGCTCCTCTTTGccagatcacagtcaaaattGGAAGTGAAGCTATGGTAAAAAGACAGATCTCCGGTTCATCGCtgttttttagaaaaaatggAAGACCAAGGCATTCTGAGCCCAAACCAGAGAAAGTAAGGCAAGAATCTGATGAGGACAAGAAAGAAAGGAGCTCTATTCGACTTCGGAAATCAGAATGTATTCAAATGGAAGAGATGTGTGATGATGCCAGTGACCAGGATGTATCTGACAAACCGTGGCGAccttactataactacaagcctaAAAAGAAATCTAAGCACTTTAAGAAATTTAGGAAatttaagaaaaagaaaaaacacagtaGATTTAGAGCTGTTGAGGAGGATGTCGATGAAGTAGACAAAGATGTCAACGAAGTGGACATGAAAGGCTCTTCTGGGGACGCTGAAGATCAAGAAGATGAACAGGAGAAAACTCTGGAGACTGATGATTTTAAAGACCATGAGAAAACAGATAGGGTGGAAATAGCTACTGCACAGTGGCAACTGGACAGTAAACCTTTCTTTTGTGAACTGTGTCAAAAATCTTTTCGGAATCCTTCAACCTTAAAAGTGCACATGCgttgtcacacaggggagaagccctaTCCCTGCAAGACATGTGGAAAGTGCTTTTCCTTCCCGGGGAACCTAAATAAACATGAGCGCATTCACCAGACACTGAAGAACTTCACGTGTCAgtactgcagcaagtcatttatGTTACACGAAACCCTGAAAAAGCACGAGAGGATTCACACTAGAGAAAAAATGTATGACTGTCAGTTTTGCTCCCAGCAATTCCTATACCTTTGTACAAAAAAGAACCATGAGCAGAAACATTTAGCAGAACAGAGTGTTAAAGGGTTTGTTTGTCTCCATTGTTCTAAAGTCTGCAAAACGGCGGGGTCTCTTGGGATGCACCAAAAAAAGCACTATCTCAAGGGACTAAAGCATAAAGAATTTCCACCTTCTACAGGTGAAATAGGAAGTTGGAGTAATGTTGCCAGTAGTACTAGCAAAGAATCCAATATCGTTGAAGAAAGAAGTTCCCTGAATGTGCCTGAAAGTTTTCCTCCTTCCTTTGATGACTGCGAGGCTCCATTGTTGTCTTTTAACAACAGTGTTACAGAAGTTATCCCCCAGAATGTTAATACTGCAAGTCTTGTGGAGAATGTTAATGAAATTGGAGAAAGTGATAGTCATTTCATGACTCCAGCGCCACCTCCAGCTGGATTAAACAGCAGAGTGCTGATGGAGGCCCCGAGAGGCTGGAAGCACTGGAAAACAAGACAGTATAACTTAGAGGAGAGCATGAACTCCGATCATTCATCTTTGAAAGAGAATACTAAGACTTTCACTGAATTAAAGACAATGACTAGTTTTGAGACCCCATTTTTCCCATAA